The genomic DNA cagaagaaaacaatttgACTAGAGaaatatacacaaaatattttcacaaaCAATATGCATAAATAATAGCTATTCCTTACCATTACTAAAGATTCTAGTTTTGGGCAGTTCTCAAGAATGGTTGGCAACATTTCAAGAtcagatttagaaaatttaacattcaaACGAGATAGATCATGAAACTGAAGCACTGGTCCTGGTTTCGAATATTGAAAGATTTCATTCGTATTATGGTGAGAATTTCATTCGTATATATGCTTAAAAGTTGAGATGTATACCTTCCAAATACCATTAGTAATAACTAGCTCCCTGACCCTCGATATATCAGTGAGGACGTTATGAATTGTGTTGCTACTGTATGTCACATCACGAGAAGGGAAACTAATTTCTAGTTTGGCAGAGGAACCCAAATTGACAATCTGAAAGCTCTTTGGTGAGGAGACCGACGCCCTCAAACACTGGAGTCGAGGTGCATCAATCACAACTTGGGTGAACTCATTATATATGTCGATTCTCTTTAGCGTATGAGAGCGCAATTGTAAAACATGTCCCGCATCAACCTTGGAATATCTGATGCTGGTAAAATCTTCCAGAACAGGAGAGCCTGAGATAAGTTTCTGCAAGGTGGTCTCGTTGGGATACTTAATATTCCTTAAATGGATGATCTTCAGACAAGGTAGGTGATACAAGCCTCGGAATCCACCAAGACAAGACTCACGGACTCAAAGACTTAGAAGCTTGGCGGAAGCGATATGATGGAAAGTAACCGGTTTGATGCTGATTCCACAACACCGAGGGCTAGAAAATATTATCCAAGGGCTATTCCTCGCAAGGATCAGAGACTCTACACGAAACCTAAGTTGTTTGATTCCACAAACTACCTAGAACTCACAGGAAcaaggatttgattcaaaacacaaagtgttgaagcaaactgaaatttcttattattcaaaaacatttcttCCAAAGTACAAAATAATAGAGCTTATTAAGCGGCTCGAGTACAACTTCTAAATgctaaaataaagaaagaaatcacaataattaatgaaaatctTGATCTTTGGGAATTGAATGAGAATATCGGCCACATTCGGAAAGTTGTGATGCACCTTGAGTCTTGATAACTTGGGGCCGGAGTTGTGGTTTCTTGGGAAGTCTAGATACATTCTAGGAAGCTTCTGGATGGTCTTGAGAGTCTCACAAAGGCGCACCATTGAATAAGGAAAAGACCATTGTGTCATAAAGACAAACATatccaaataaggaaagttgcaCTTTAGCTTGATCCGCCTAATCAAGTGAGGTGGGGTGCATCCTAAGATGTGTGGTGAAGTCTCCAAGTGATATAGAAGCTCTCCAGGACGCCAAGGGATGCTTTGGTTTGAGCCATTTATGGAAAGATCCATTTTGAGTGATAATTGACTTGCAGAAAGGCTCCATGAACCATGTCGTGAACNAGCCTTGAACTAGTTCGAAACAAGGGTGGCTTTCTTTGATCTTCCACATTGGAATATATGTAGGAAGATATGTGGAAGGaggttgcctcattaaaaacctttctaggtaaacccattgggaaaaaccctAGATAAGGGAAAAATAGTGCAACGGTCCCATTCCAACGATATGATCTTTCAGCCCGTTGAAGGTCTGCATCATTTCTAGTTCCAGTGGTCAGCTCCAAAGTatgtttgtttctgattcttgcACATATCGAAAGGATATCATAGTTCTCCTCAACTAGTACAAGCTGGTTCTCTCCAAAAAGTACTTTAGGCAGTCTATCGGGAAGTTCTTCAGGTTATACATCAAGAAGTCTGTCATGTAGTACTTCAGCCCCTGCTACAGCTGGTAATTCAGCTCCCGTTCTTACATCATCCCCTCCCCCTTGAATGAGTTTCGACCTTGAAACTATTTTATCTGCACCAAGAGAAAGCAAGTTAGCTTTCATGAGGTTTTGGGACTCTAAAGTCTTACCTTGGTATTGCTTTGTTTGATGGCGGATTGGTGCATCAGGTGGTTCATCCTGGAGCAGCATTGAGCGGTAGACTCCTTTTGCAGCATTCAGCTCTAGTGTAGGCGTGTGGTTCACCGTGATAGATACACCATTGGGTGTTATAATTTGATCCTTTTTAGCTCCAAAATCTGAAAGTGGGTCTTTTGGCAAAGACAAGTGCGTCATATCCGTGATTGGAGGAAAATAGGACTTATCGACATAGCAACTAAACCGTGTATTAGCGCATACCTTTGATTTTGCTTGCATTGCGCGAActtcttttttgatttgttgCTCATGTTGCATAGCGAGGTGTAGAACTTCTTGTAGGGAGTGGTAGGGCTGCGTCTCCACTTTGCGTTGTATGCGATCTTGGAGGCCATCTACAAACTGGGACATGAGAGGCTCCTCGTTCTCCTCAAGAACGAGAGGGCTTCTTATGAGTTCAAATTCCTCATAATACTCTTCTACACTCCTAGATCCCTGAAACAAAGCACGAAATTGTTTTAGTAAATCGTGGTAGTAATGAGGTGGTACATACCTTTTGTGAAGCTCAAACTTCATGTCAGGCCAGCGTGTGATTTGTTGGTATCTAAGTCTCCTCTTCTCAGCTACTTCTCTATCCCACCAAGCTAGTGCATGATCCGTGAGACTTGCAACAGCTAGGGCTATCTTCTTTGGCTTTGTGTAGTGATAATACTCAAAGAGGTGCTCCATCCTCTTTTCCCATTCCAAGTAAGCTGAAGGATCAATTTTTCCCGCAAAGGTAGGTGCAGTGAGCTTCACTTCAGGTGGTAGGTTTCTGTCATCTTCACAAACACGGTTTCGGTCTCCTTGAGCTCTTCGATTGGGTTGATCAAAGGCCACGTGCTGCTGTTGAGGTTGTAAGTCTGGTGGTTCCTCTTCTTGATGAGGATCATAGTTGCCTTCTTGAACTTCAGGCTGCAGGTTCCTTCTTTGGACGAGTGGTGGTGCATTCTGATTCATTTGCTCCAGTTGGGTGAGCCGTGTTGACATGGTTTTCATGTTGATGTTCATGGTAGTGAGCGTTGTCATGATGGTCTCTAGTGTGATAGGATTTTCGTCACCCATAGTTCCTTgcaaaattcaaagataaacaagagagatcaaTAGATATCTGAGCTAAGCAAGCTAAACAGCAAAAACTGAGACAAATCAGAACAGAATTCAAATCAGAAATAGCAAacgaattttaaaaataagaacaaaattttTTATGGGTTTTTAAGACTTTATATAAGCTAAAAACAGAAGGAAAAtagtttttatgattttttttcaattttataaaattcaagcaataaaacaaacgaaaacaaactttttttttttatggtttttgtatgaaattttaaaactgaattaaaatataaacaaaaacaaaacaaggaaCGAAATAACCTAGTAAGATAGGAGTgtttaagctctgataccaatgatACAAGCCTCGGAATCCACCAAGACAAGACTCATGGATTCAAAGACTTAGAAGTTTGGCGGAAGCGATATGATGGAAAATAACCGGTTTGATGCTGATTCCACAACACCGAGGGCTAGAGAAAATGATCCAAGGGCTATTCCTCGCAAGGATCAGAGACTCTACACGAAACCTAAGTTGTTTGATTCCACAAACTACCTAGAACTTGCAGGAAcaaggatttgattcaaaacacaaagtgttgaagcaaactgaaatttcttattattcaaaaacGTGTCTTCCAAAGTACAAAGTAATAGAGCTTATAAAGGGGCTCGAGTACAACTTCTAAATgctaaaataaagaaagaaatcacaataattaatgaaaatctTGATCTTTGGGAATTGAATGAGAATATCGGCCACATTCGGAAAGTTGTGATGCACCTTGAGTCTTGATAACTTGGGACCGGAGTTGTGGTTTCTTGGGACGTCTAGATACATTCTAGGAAGCTTATGGATGGTCTTGAGAGTCTCACAAAGGCGCACCATTGAATAAGGAAAAGACCATTGTGTCATAAAGACAAACATatccaaataaggaaagttgcaCTTTAGCTTGATCCGCCTAATCAAGTGAGGTGGGGTGCATCCTAAGATGTGTGGTGAAGTCTCCAAGTGATATAGAAGCTCTCCAGGACGCCAAGGGATGCTTTGGTTTGAGCCATTTATGGAAATGTCCATTTTGAGTGATGATTGACTTGCGGAAGGGCTCCCGGAACCATGCCTTGAACTAGTTCGAAACAAGGGTGGCTTTCTTTGATCTTCCACATTGGAATATGTGTAGGAAGATATGTGGAAGGaggttgcctcattaaaaacctttctaggtaaacccattgggaaaaaccctagataagggaaaaagagtgcaacggTCCCATTCCAACGATATGATCTTTCAGCCCGTTGAAGGTCCGCATCACTTCTAGTTCCAGTGGTCAGTTCCAAAGTATGTTTGTTTATGATTCTTGCACATATCGGAAGGATATCATAGTTCTCCTCAACTGGTACAAGCTGGTTCTCTCCAAAAAGTACTTCATGCAGTCTATCGGGAAGTTCTTCAGGTTGTACATTCAAGAAGTTTGTCATGTAGTACTTCAGCCACTGCTACAGCTGGTAATTCAGCTCCCGTTCTTACATCAGTAAGGTAACAAACTCAGCATTAGGCAAGGTGACCTTGCAAAGTCGTAAGTGTACCAGTGTCTCGCATGTATATAAACTCAGGGGTATCTTATGATTATCATATGCATTATAATCAACCTCAAGATGCTGAATCTTACGCCTAGTCACAGCATCAATCCATGACGCAAGATCACACATACCATGACTATAAAAACTTAAGCGGAGTTTGCGAATCCATGACTCCCTGTGGGAAATAAAATACCTTTCAACAAAACTCACAAAGGCATCAAACTTTAAGAATGAGGTGGAGCCTAAGTCCAATCCGGGAACTGATTGCCAAAGATATCTCCATCTGGTGGATAAAACACTTGTTCTAACAGCATCCTTGGTAGAAAGATGATAAAGTATTTCACATATCAAAGGATCGGGTAAGTGGCTAATcctatcttcttcctcatgtgaCACTTGGTCACATATTTTGGCTTTCTTCCTTCCACCCACCATTTTTTCTTAACACAACTAATCTGCATCatcaaaagatagaaaaaaaaaactaaaataaaaaagctaagAGACAGATGAATTGcggaacaaaaaaaacctaatcaTCCTTCTCAAAAAATATGAACCAGATATGAAAACTATACATACACCAATACTTGCCAGAAGATTCAAAACAGATATCGACTAGAGAGAAGAACAACATTATAATCAGTTGAAAGCCGTACTAATCAAAATTCtttaaacagaaacaaaaccaattagTGATTTATCGCCTTGGGAACGAAGAGGATTCGTGTGTACCTTTGAGACAAAAGCCTTTACCGTTTTTATCTCTCCGTTTGACCTAAGAATAAATCGGTCCACATATCTTGAATCCATATAGTTAGGATCGAGTCGAGTTCTATTACCTATTTTGACACCCTGATATCGCCTCTACTTTTTACCAATTTACagcaaaattctaatcttagaAAGTGGTTGAGAAAAGAACGAGAGATATTAATAAGAAATTACATATGGAagttagtttaatatatatatatatatatatatatatatatagaaatagatATTTGTGTACGTATCTAAATATTAATGTTACTAGAATatgagcacggattgaaattttttttgtttattttgtaatttttattcaaaacatcatatatgtgattattttatttattttaaaagttttttttacggAATCggattgtaagttttttttcttctgtatatgacttatgaaaataacatctattttgtaagatcttCTAGTAGATCTATATTTTGACCCGCAGttaagttgtgtgataaaaCTATGGCTAGTTGGTCATCAGGTGATCATGACAAATGCTGAAAGATTTCGTAGGCACTTGGGAGATTCACCGAACTGTCAGGTTTGCAGGAGTGGAGTTTAGACGATACTTCATGTTTTGAGGGATTGTGGAGCAATGGCGGGTCTTTGGCAACGAATGGTACCCGCTGCGAAGCATCCCCGGTTTTTTCAGTCTACTCTACTTGAGTGGTTATATGAAAACATCAATGCTGTGTATCAGGTTGAGGGATGTTTATGGTCAATGGTGTTTAGTATGGCCGTTTGGTAAGGTTGGAAGTGGCGCTGTGGTAATGTCTTTGGAAGCACTAGGACGTGGTGCGAATAGAACTATGAGGAACATCCGATCACCATCGGTGCGTGTGGACCGAATGATTGCTTGGACTGCTCCTTCAGATGGTTGGATGAAGATGAATACGGATGGGGCATCTCAAGGCAACCCTGGTATGGCAACGGCAGGAGGCGTGTTGCGGGATAGTTCAGGAACGTGGAGGTATGGTTTTCTCTTTGCATAGGGATATGTTCAGCTCCTTTGGCTGAGCTATGGAGAGTCTACTATGGACTTTGCATTGCTTGGGAGAAGCAAGTGACCGGGCTGGAGTTGGAGGTTGATTCGCAGGTGGTGGTTGGTTTTCTCAGGACAGGGGTGAGTGAAACtcatcctctcttcttcctGGTATGCTTGTGCCATGGCTTCATATCTAGGGACTGGTGTGTCCGTATTCTTCACATGTACAGGAAGGCAAACCGTCTTGCCAACGGCTTGGCAAACTATGCTTTCTCGCTGGAGTTAGGTTTTCATAGTTTTGATGTTATTCATAATagtcttgtttcattttttgtCGGATGATGTTCACGGCACTACTACTGTTCGCCAtgtttgtgtttgaggttttaatttaataatttagggGAGGCTTTGTCTCCCtgtttcctaccaaaaaaaaaaactaattttttgtttgttaattttatttaatttgtttaatatttaaaattatatattttattttgattgttaattctatgacttaacccattgtataccgcatattaattttaggaccaaatatgtaacgtatgtttgtcaaaatcatcttgaCCGAGAAATTCTACCAAACAACGTTAttccaaactttaatttaatcagaaaaatcatattttttgaaatttcaacctgtgctctagcaagaaatcatatttctagaattctttcatattatagtgacatattattgacccgtgctataacaaatcaaattagagtgtttataaatttaaatttttgatctatcatatatttatgatattcttaaaatatcaaattaaactattttttaatatttcaaattaaattatttatatttttttattatagtatataaattatacaactcaacaaaaaaatatatgaaattgaattcaaatattcaaattttgacctgttTCTCCAACTCATaaaacctattttgtaaccaactaatgtatcaaataataactataattttataacctataactattatattttcaaccaaaaaaagttatgtaCTTCCGAGATATTAAACTAtcccaaaatattaaatagtttaatttgatattttctatACTATAATAAACGTATTGGGTTTGCATAATCGGAAATCACACTTAAGCgtgattaatttttgagatttttttgccTATATATGGTTATGTAAATATACTctttggagattttattttattttatagaatatTCTTTCTAAGAATATACTAAATATAGGTATAACTAAGGAAGTCAACCCATATaaactattttgtaaccaactaatgaatcaaataataactatcttattatataaagcttggttatcaaagttagtaactcactaGATCGTGACATGTCTTAGTTTTAGCgatcatatataaaagttaaaaactcacttGATCGTGATATGTGTCAGTATTAACGATTAGATATCCAACTCATCATATCGTGACACGTGTCGATTTTAACGATCAGatatcacatatcaaagttattaactcatcagatcatgacatgtgtcaattttaacgatcaaaaatcacaattttcaagcttggtaaaatg from Camelina sativa cultivar DH55 chromosome 2, Cs, whole genome shotgun sequence includes the following:
- the LOC109126915 gene encoding F-box/FBD/LRR-repeat protein At1g51370-like, yielding MVGGRKKAKICDQVSHEEEDRISHLPDPLICEILYHLSTKDAVRTSVLSTRWRYLWQSVPGLDLGSTSFLKFDAFVSFVERYFISHRESWIRKLRLSFYSHGMCDLASWIDAVTRRKIQHLEVDYNAYDNHKIPLSLYTCETLVHLRLCKVTLPNAEFVNLPCLKIIHLRNIKYPNETTLQKLISGSPVLEDFTSIRYSKVDAGHVLQLRSHTLKRIDIYNEFTQVVIDAPRLQCLRASVSSPKSFQIVNLGSSAKLEISFPSRDVTYSSNTIHNVLTDISRVRELVITNGIWKYSKPGPVLQFHDLSRLNVKFSKSDLEMLPTILENCPKLESLVMELVQDGFMFLRPKKTTEPKVMFSTVPMCLVSSLKVVEWKRSITGYEEETELVRYFLKNSKIMEKLKLDVYYTEKAKCAFLQELLTMPRCSTVVKLVDFRRDILSFEPQANIED